One window of the Paenibacillus beijingensis genome contains the following:
- a CDS encoding ABC transporter permease — protein sequence MNVLKEIGKNRTLYLMAFPGLALFFLFNYLPMAGVVVAFKNYNFSSGLFGSPWAKPLLGNFEFFFSSDAFWRVTRNTLALNFSFIFFGTLLALAISILLNEVRFLKVKKAIQSGILLPYFISWIVVGVFAYALFNFDYGMVNKLLQLFGIPSVEWYNTYEAWPIIMTAISVWKTAGYTSIIFLAVLAGIDHTYYEAADIDGAGKWSKIRHITIPHLMPTATILTLLAIGRIMYADFGMFYAIVGENSILYPSADVIDTYVYRALRKLGDVGMSSAVGLYQSVIGFFLVLISNRVARKYQNEGSIF from the coding sequence ATGAATGTTCTCAAAGAAATCGGCAAGAACCGAACGTTGTACCTGATGGCTTTTCCGGGTCTTGCGCTGTTTTTTCTCTTTAATTATCTGCCCATGGCGGGTGTCGTCGTCGCTTTCAAAAACTATAACTTTTCCTCGGGACTGTTCGGGAGTCCGTGGGCGAAGCCACTGCTCGGCAATTTCGAGTTTTTCTTCTCTTCCGACGCTTTTTGGAGAGTGACCCGCAATACGCTGGCGTTGAATTTTTCATTTATCTTTTTCGGCACGCTGCTCGCCCTGGCGATCTCCATCCTGCTGAACGAGGTCCGATTCCTCAAAGTCAAGAAGGCGATCCAATCCGGTATCCTGCTTCCGTACTTCATCTCCTGGATTGTTGTCGGCGTGTTCGCTTACGCGTTGTTCAATTTCGATTACGGGATGGTCAACAAGCTTCTGCAGCTGTTCGGCATTCCCTCTGTGGAATGGTACAACACGTACGAAGCTTGGCCGATTATCATGACGGCGATCAGCGTTTGGAAGACCGCCGGATATACGAGCATTATCTTCCTCGCGGTGCTGGCCGGAATCGACCATACGTATTACGAAGCCGCGGACATAGACGGCGCCGGCAAATGGAGCAAGATCCGTCATATTACGATTCCCCATCTGATGCCGACCGCCACCATTTTGACGCTGCTGGCGATCGGAAGAATCATGTACGCGGATTTCGGGATGTTCTACGCGATCGTCGGAGAAAATTCGATCCTGTACCCCTCGGCTGACGTTATCGACACTTACGTCTACCGGGCGCTCCGGAAGCTGGGAGACGTTGGCATGTCATCGGCGGTCGGACTCTATCAATCCGTCATCGGCTTCTTCCTCGTCCTGATCAGCAACCGCGTCGCCCGCAAATACCAGAACGAAGGAAGCATTTTCTAA
- a CDS encoding NADH:flavin oxidoreductase, with the protein MTLSKTAAALFNPFEGGRLKLENRIVMAPMTRAFSPTGVPGPNVAGYYRRRAENGVGLIITEGTVINHPAAAADHGVPHFYGEKALEGWAAVVREVHKAGGKIAPQIWHTGTAREREKFPDSNVDPIGPSGLSLTGEPVSEPLTLEEIGSLVQAYAQAAADAKSIGFDAVEIHGAHGYLIDQFFWDVTNKRTDEYGGDLVGRTRFAVEVIEAVRAAVGPDFPIIFRFSQWKPVNYSAKLAANPEELERFLAPLSAAGVDVFHASTRRFWEPEFEGSDLNVAGWTRKLTGKSAITVGSVGLDSDFTSLFEEGKGGQTAGIDNLIERLERGEFDLVAVGRALLTDPAWAAKIRDDRTEELQPFTREALATLS; encoded by the coding sequence ATGACCTTATCCAAAACAGCAGCGGCTCTGTTCAACCCTTTTGAAGGCGGACGACTGAAGCTTGAAAATCGTATTGTCATGGCCCCGATGACCCGCGCCTTTTCGCCGACAGGCGTTCCAGGTCCCAACGTAGCCGGATATTACCGCCGAAGGGCGGAAAACGGTGTCGGACTCATCATCACCGAAGGAACAGTCATTAACCATCCGGCTGCGGCTGCTGACCACGGCGTTCCGCATTTTTACGGGGAGAAAGCTCTGGAAGGATGGGCGGCCGTCGTCCGCGAAGTGCATAAAGCCGGCGGAAAAATCGCTCCGCAGATCTGGCACACCGGCACGGCCCGCGAGAGGGAGAAATTCCCGGATTCGAATGTCGACCCGATTGGACCATCGGGCCTTAGCTTGACCGGCGAGCCGGTATCCGAGCCGCTGACGCTCGAGGAGATTGGCAGTCTCGTTCAGGCTTATGCCCAGGCCGCTGCCGACGCGAAGAGCATCGGCTTTGACGCGGTGGAGATCCACGGCGCGCACGGCTACCTTATTGACCAATTCTTCTGGGACGTCACCAACAAGCGCACGGATGAGTATGGCGGCGACCTGGTTGGCCGCACCCGATTCGCAGTGGAAGTTATTGAGGCGGTGCGAGCCGCGGTCGGCCCCGACTTCCCGATTATATTCCGCTTCTCCCAATGGAAGCCGGTTAATTACAGCGCAAAGCTGGCAGCAAATCCAGAGGAGCTGGAGCGCTTCCTCGCACCGCTCTCTGCGGCAGGCGTCGATGTATTCCATGCTTCCACGCGCCGCTTCTGGGAGCCGGAGTTCGAGGGTTCAGACCTCAATGTGGCGGGCTGGACGCGCAAGCTGACCGGCAAGTCGGCAATTACCGTCGGCTCCGTCGGTCTGGACTCCGACTTCACCAGCCTGTTCGAGGAGGGCAAAGGCGGGCAGACTGCCGGAATCGACAACCTGATCGAGCGTCTGGAGCGTGGGGAGTTCGACCTTGTCGCCGTCGGTCGCGCACTGCTGACCGACCCGGCATGGGCGGCCAAGATCCGCGACGACCGCACTGAAGAACTGCAGCCATTCACGAGGGAGGCTCTTGCCACTCTGAGCTGA
- a CDS encoding LamG domain-containing protein: MFFKHRKTDRMRFGKLLLLTLALTLPIAAILPSPAARAATDTFEERAEQLLSVFASTTPTNMNNHWFFYAQARFATNTNVSTALSWVDSLNNGSHPGSMFYYVNNIETYLKFGHLYSGALKAKVKTDLTTGANVTYYTSNGSTENHKLMFKTAGYLVAQTWPDWSNASVELAGNKSELEAIMDQYVHKGLAEYDSPSYNAVTVNCLMLLAEFVQDPAFRMKAKMTLEWMLANIGAEWTNGYYVSSTLRVYPVSVTPQEGAASTIQNWLLWGGRTPSYPTSLSDHATEAHYAVSNATSTYRMPAILERIGQDRSVPYVQKENGNWNTRTSKYSYITDKFGLASQVEVQNLAWADQARRWFARWDSEEPGSTFFMTHPRLAGDYKGATIYEQVMQHNGALIGVYKIPTSGTIDGTNPILQYIEGPISTEAAKQIAEHSGWVFIHGGGTMLAVKPVKGYTWAADRTINSQTFKTLRSEYNKNGVVLEVVPASDYALAGEASLPEEDRLANELSSFKDDILANTAIDASHLDETNPRLIYTTLSGDQMDITYQYTGVYNNNRKLNGQAVAYGSWPLMDSPYMHQDYNGNTLTLNHGGESYAYDFGNWTVTSVNAPLIRWKFDEVSGVAASDSSGNGLSGSLLNGLSFGSNAVAGPVGGGALQFDGMDDVVRRDTASVSGYPFTLSAWVKTTSSANSTIQFLGNGTAFDQYVRIGMNSVGKAFLDLRNGSSTTIFSSGPVNNGQWHLITGVFENATSSKLYVDGVLQAALTNAVALPALNRMSAGALDRSVPSDRFAGAIDDVKLYTSALNASQIMALYNGN; this comes from the coding sequence ATGTTCTTCAAGCATCGCAAGACGGACCGAATGAGGTTCGGCAAGTTGCTTCTTCTGACTTTGGCTTTGACGCTTCCTATCGCCGCAATTCTTCCGTCTCCCGCCGCCCGGGCGGCGACGGACACTTTCGAAGAACGGGCCGAGCAGTTGCTGTCAGTCTTCGCCTCCACGACGCCGACCAACATGAACAACCATTGGTTCTTCTACGCGCAGGCCCGTTTTGCCACGAACACGAACGTCAGCACCGCGCTCTCCTGGGTAGATTCGCTGAATAACGGAAGCCATCCCGGCTCCATGTTCTACTATGTGAACAATATCGAAACGTACCTGAAATTTGGGCACCTGTATTCAGGCGCCCTGAAGGCCAAAGTGAAAACCGATCTGACGACGGGCGCCAACGTGACCTATTACACATCCAATGGTTCCACCGAGAATCACAAGCTCATGTTTAAGACGGCGGGATACTTGGTGGCGCAGACATGGCCGGACTGGTCCAACGCTTCGGTCGAATTGGCCGGCAACAAGTCGGAGCTGGAAGCGATCATGGACCAATACGTGCACAAGGGGCTCGCGGAATACGACTCTCCCTCCTACAATGCCGTGACCGTCAACTGCCTGATGCTGCTGGCCGAATTCGTACAGGATCCGGCGTTTCGGATGAAAGCGAAAATGACACTGGAATGGATGCTCGCCAATATCGGCGCGGAGTGGACGAACGGCTATTACGTATCTTCGACTTTGCGCGTATATCCCGTCAGCGTGACACCCCAGGAAGGAGCAGCTTCCACGATTCAGAACTGGCTGCTTTGGGGAGGCAGAACGCCCAGCTATCCAACGTCCTTGAGCGATCATGCCACGGAAGCCCATTATGCCGTGTCGAACGCGACGAGTACGTACCGGATGCCCGCCATCCTGGAACGTATCGGCCAGGACAGAAGCGTGCCTTACGTCCAGAAGGAGAACGGAAATTGGAATACGCGCACGAGCAAATACAGCTATATCACCGACAAATTCGGCCTGGCCAGCCAAGTCGAAGTGCAGAATCTCGCATGGGCGGATCAAGCCCGGCGCTGGTTCGCCCGTTGGGATTCCGAGGAACCAGGCAGCACCTTCTTCATGACGCATCCCCGATTGGCCGGCGATTACAAAGGCGCCACCATCTATGAGCAGGTCATGCAGCATAACGGAGCGTTGATCGGCGTCTATAAGATCCCGACCAGCGGCACTATCGACGGCACGAATCCGATCCTGCAGTATATCGAAGGACCGATTTCCACGGAAGCCGCGAAGCAAATCGCGGAGCATTCCGGATGGGTATTCATCCACGGCGGCGGCACGATGCTTGCGGTCAAACCGGTCAAAGGCTATACGTGGGCCGCGGACCGCACGATCAATTCGCAGACGTTCAAGACGCTGCGCAGCGAGTACAACAAGAACGGCGTCGTTCTGGAGGTCGTCCCCGCAAGCGATTACGCTCTCGCCGGGGAGGCGTCGCTGCCGGAGGAAGATCGGCTGGCGAATGAGCTGTCCAGCTTCAAAGACGACATTCTGGCGAATACCGCGATCGACGCTTCACACTTGGACGAAACGAACCCTCGTCTGATCTACACGACGTTATCCGGCGATCAGATGGACATCACCTATCAATATACCGGAGTTTACAACAATAACCGCAAGCTGAACGGTCAGGCGGTCGCCTACGGCAGCTGGCCGCTCATGGACAGCCCCTATATGCATCAAGACTACAACGGAAACACGCTGACGTTGAACCATGGCGGAGAAAGCTACGCTTACGATTTCGGCAACTGGACCGTCACCTCCGTGAACGCTCCTCTCATCCGGTGGAAGTTCGACGAGGTTTCCGGCGTTGCTGCGAGCGATTCCAGCGGCAATGGGCTGAGCGGCTCCTTGCTGAACGGCCTGTCGTTCGGTTCGAACGCCGTGGCGGGGCCGGTCGGAGGCGGCGCGCTGCAATTTGACGGCATGGACGACGTCGTGCGAAGGGACACCGCGTCCGTATCCGGGTATCCGTTCACATTGTCCGCATGGGTGAAGACGACCTCTTCCGCCAATTCGACCATCCAGTTTCTCGGAAATGGAACAGCGTTCGACCAGTACGTCCGGATCGGCATGAACTCGGTCGGCAAGGCTTTCCTTGACCTGCGCAACGGATCGTCGACCACGATATTCTCCAGCGGACCCGTCAACAATGGCCAGTGGCATCTGATAACCGGCGTGTTCGAGAACGCAACAAGCTCGAAGCTGTATGTCGACGGCGTTCTTCAGGCTGCTCTCACGAACGCGGTCGCGCTGCCCGCTTTGAACCGAATGTCCGCGGGAGCGTTGGACCGCTCGGTGCCCTCCGACCGTTTCGCCGGCGCGATCGACGACGTAAAACTCTACACTTCGGCGCTTAACGCTTCTCAAATCATGGCCTTGTATAACGGCAATTAA
- a CDS encoding helix-turn-helix domain-containing protein, giving the protein MGNRSSRRIIFWKLIAFFVMLSFVTVILLTIIFRNIYMDATYQEVTRETRNSLNRISMDIGKLNEEVDYIYISVISNPAVENFLNRKTWDPYEEYKMRSEFSRFKYIHSKIHSMYIYSGKINYFVSTQTGGMDYAGFPDREIIHAGLKRKLVVSREIAGGTEAGRKVVSYVYTKFGADGKTVENSIVINVLDFSELNMLGSGENLKVLLIDQDGGIVSTDAQEPVASITRDPSRRQTLLGSRQSPESTKVREGGREYIVNRLALEDSNWSLVTIQDHDEITGFVREQTNQILYIGCGVLLLSAILIAFMARTIYSPIDRFIKRMTKSELVRKKNANGKNELDYIMDGVVDMLDRMKELSDHHETSRKELKTKLLQQILSGSWNESYVRAKASELGLQDDPVIRRVALLRIDEYGKVKDEHKHLYEATVDQIVKDTFHGRLEAESVTMPGGNVAVIASAEEPSDPVLLRSLLTEVQRTVFKALGRSLTVGIGQRAETLRELACSYEDAMNLSNQRLTAGYGRIFDEEGVNREFVRQHPYPLEVENALIDCIKLNKETEWTETLERLEDELRHYTYNGAHLILLQLAVVCIRTFNGIIGASRGGFEMQDYYREIDRLEVMRDWKEWFQALFARYRIRIEEMNAQRNSGKATKMIQEALEYIEVHYSDPNLNVDSIAEKFGYSANYFAKLFKETTGAYINDHIRGIKIGRAKNLLKETKLAVNEIAELTGYLNKNYFFYAFKKDTGMTPLSYRELNSV; this is encoded by the coding sequence ATGGGAAACCGTTCGAGCCGGAGAATCATCTTTTGGAAGCTGATCGCGTTCTTCGTCATGCTATCGTTCGTGACCGTGATCCTGCTGACGATTATTTTCAGGAACATCTATATGGATGCGACTTACCAGGAAGTGACCCGGGAAACGCGGAACAGCTTGAACCGAATATCCATGGACATCGGGAAACTGAATGAAGAAGTGGATTACATTTACATTTCCGTCATTTCCAATCCCGCGGTGGAAAACTTCCTGAACCGGAAGACGTGGGATCCTTATGAGGAATATAAAATGAGATCGGAGTTCTCGCGCTTCAAGTACATCCACTCCAAAATCCATTCGATGTATATCTACAGCGGCAAAATCAACTATTTCGTCTCCACCCAGACGGGCGGAATGGATTATGCGGGCTTTCCTGACCGGGAAATCATCCATGCCGGCCTCAAGCGCAAGCTCGTCGTGTCGAGAGAAATCGCCGGCGGTACGGAAGCGGGCCGCAAGGTGGTGTCTTACGTTTATACGAAATTCGGGGCGGACGGCAAGACGGTCGAGAACAGCATCGTCATCAACGTACTCGACTTTTCGGAATTGAATATGTTGGGCTCCGGAGAGAACCTGAAAGTTCTGCTCATAGATCAGGACGGCGGCATCGTCTCTACGGACGCGCAAGAACCGGTCGCCTCCATAACTCGCGATCCATCGCGCCGTCAAACGCTGCTCGGATCGCGGCAATCGCCGGAAAGCACGAAGGTGCGTGAGGGAGGGCGCGAATATATCGTAAACCGCTTGGCCCTGGAGGATTCGAATTGGTCGCTGGTCACGATTCAGGACCATGACGAAATCACGGGATTCGTCCGGGAGCAGACGAACCAGATTCTCTATATCGGCTGCGGGGTTCTGCTGCTCAGCGCAATTCTGATCGCCTTCATGGCCAGAACGATTTATTCTCCCATTGACCGCTTCATCAAGCGGATGACGAAGTCCGAACTGGTAAGAAAGAAAAACGCCAACGGCAAAAACGAATTGGACTATATCATGGATGGAGTCGTCGACATGCTCGATCGCATGAAGGAGCTCTCCGACCATCACGAGACGAGCAGGAAAGAGCTGAAGACGAAATTACTTCAGCAGATTCTCTCGGGATCATGGAATGAGAGCTACGTTCGGGCCAAGGCGTCGGAGCTCGGACTTCAGGACGATCCCGTGATCCGAAGAGTAGCTTTGCTGCGGATCGACGAATACGGCAAGGTGAAAGACGAGCACAAGCATCTTTACGAAGCGACGGTTGATCAGATCGTTAAGGATACGTTCCACGGCAGGCTCGAAGCGGAATCCGTGACGATGCCGGGCGGAAATGTCGCTGTCATCGCAAGCGCCGAAGAGCCGTCGGATCCGGTCCTCTTGCGAAGCTTGCTGACCGAAGTCCAGCGCACCGTGTTCAAGGCGCTCGGCCGCAGCCTGACGGTCGGCATCGGCCAGCGGGCGGAGACGCTGCGGGAGCTTGCCTGTTCATATGAGGATGCCATGAACTTAAGCAACCAACGATTAACCGCCGGATATGGACGGATTTTCGACGAAGAAGGCGTGAACCGGGAATTCGTAAGGCAGCATCCTTATCCTCTTGAGGTCGAGAATGCGCTGATCGACTGCATCAAACTGAACAAGGAGACCGAATGGACCGAAACGCTGGAACGGTTGGAAGATGAGCTGCGTCATTATACGTACAACGGTGCCCACCTGATTTTGCTGCAATTGGCGGTGGTCTGCATCCGAACGTTCAACGGCATCATCGGAGCGAGCCGGGGAGGCTTCGAGATGCAGGATTACTACCGGGAAATCGACCGGCTTGAGGTGATGCGGGATTGGAAGGAATGGTTTCAAGCGCTCTTCGCCCGTTACCGTATCCGGATCGAAGAGATGAACGCGCAAAGAAACAGCGGCAAAGCGACGAAGATGATTCAGGAAGCGCTGGAATATATCGAGGTTCATTATTCCGATCCTAATTTGAACGTGGATTCGATCGCCGAGAAGTTCGGGTACTCCGCCAATTACTTCGCCAAGCTGTTCAAGGAAACGACCGGGGCGTACATCAATGACCATATTCGCGGCATCAAGATCGGCCGGGCCAAAAACCTGCTGAAGGAAACGAAACTTGCCGTGAACGAAATCGCCGAACTGACCGGTTATCTCAACAAAAACTACTTTTTCTACGCCTTCAAGAAGGATACGGGCATGACGCCGCTCTCTTACCGGGAATTGAATAGTGTGTAG
- a CDS encoding carbohydrate ABC transporter permease, translated as MRTQSAARSGMQVLLIAALVLIALACVVPFVLVLIASFTDESELITEGIGFFPELINLNAYKLLFSDAGKVVNGYKITILVTVFGTALSLLVNAMLAYPLSKKSLKYRHILAFYCFFTMLFSGGIVPWYIITTKYLGLHNNLLALIVPYTANAWYMFLIRNYFKSLPDEIGESASIDGAGEWRIFFRIILPLSIPALASVTLFISLYYWNDWWLGIMLNEEKSLMPLQLLLREIVSNAQFAQGENATRLIGNETLPTEGIKYAATIITIGPIIFLYPFLQKYFVKGLMVGAVKG; from the coding sequence ATGCGCACACAATCGGCTGCCCGCAGTGGGATGCAAGTCTTGCTAATCGCAGCGCTCGTGCTGATCGCTTTGGCTTGCGTCGTTCCCTTCGTCCTCGTGCTCATCGCTTCGTTCACGGACGAAAGCGAGTTAATCACGGAAGGCATCGGCTTCTTTCCCGAACTGATCAATCTTAATGCTTACAAGCTGCTGTTCTCGGACGCGGGGAAAGTCGTGAACGGCTACAAAATCACCATCCTGGTCACGGTTTTCGGCACCGCGCTGAGCCTGCTCGTAAACGCCATGCTAGCGTATCCGTTGTCGAAGAAATCGCTCAAGTACCGCCATATTCTGGCTTTCTATTGCTTCTTCACCATGCTGTTCAGCGGAGGGATTGTGCCGTGGTACATCATCACGACCAAATACCTCGGCCTGCACAATAACCTGCTGGCCCTGATCGTGCCTTACACGGCGAATGCTTGGTACATGTTCCTGATCCGCAACTATTTCAAGTCTTTGCCGGATGAAATCGGAGAATCCGCCTCGATCGACGGAGCGGGGGAATGGAGGATTTTCTTCCGGATCATTCTTCCGCTGTCCATCCCCGCTCTCGCTTCGGTCACGTTGTTTATCTCGCTCTATTATTGGAACGATTGGTGGCTCGGCATCATGCTGAACGAGGAGAAGAGCTTGATGCCCTTGCAGCTGCTCCTGCGGGAAATCGTATCCAACGCCCAATTCGCGCAAGGAGAGAACGCGACGAGACTGATCGGCAACGAAACGCTGCCGACGGAAGGCATCAAGTACGCGGCCACCATCATTACGATCGGCCCGATCATCTTTCTGTATCCGTTCCTTCAGAAGTATTTCGTTAAGGGCTTGATGGTAGGCGCGGTTAAAGGCTAG
- a CDS encoding DUF1259 domain-containing protein, protein MAISPLCRQFASILRAQPMIINGVCTASTVRNNIRPRILGKRSRSFLTIPQAFSFESIGRDGRALCLGETVILTAEINPFISRLRSHGIKVTALHNHWLFTNPNLWYIHFEKNARPLEFARDVRDALNVLTTRIVKPVSGKK, encoded by the coding sequence ATGGCAATAAGCCCGCTTTGCCGACAATTTGCTTCCATTCTAAGAGCACAGCCTATGATAATTAACGGGGTTTGTACAGCTTCTACAGTGAGGAACAACATTCGGCCACGAATTCTGGGCAAAAGATCAAGATCTTTTCTGACCATTCCGCAAGCATTTTCTTTCGAAAGTATCGGTCGTGATGGGAGAGCGCTCTGTTTAGGAGAAACCGTTATTTTAACAGCGGAAATCAATCCTTTTATTTCACGGCTGCGCAGCCATGGCATTAAAGTGACAGCCTTGCATAATCACTGGTTATTTACAAATCCAAATCTTTGGTACATTCATTTTGAAAAAAACGCCCGTCCATTGGAATTTGCACGTGATGTTCGGGATGCCTTGAATGTACTGACAACAAGGATCGTAAAGCCTGTCAGTGGCAAAAAGTAG
- a CDS encoding extracellular solute-binding protein produces the protein MKKKFRGLSLWLLSVFVLATVISGCMGSSKEEPSPTASSSAPSKENESASGDAKAPLEEVTLKIHFVGTEPPQAKEVWANVEQLSKSVLNAKFNVSFIPWTDYQDKLKLLAASGDDFDLYFDANWFIFPTMLKNNSLLPLDDLMDQYAPNLKKYLTDTRNLEWAKVNGKIMAIPTDNPSTQRAYLTIREDLRKKYNIPEKMTTMEDLENYLDIVMKNETGILALNNVTQGINNWDNAMNALATKYSFDREFGQGNFDLTYDLNDPKVTIVPLERTPAFLEASKIRKTWYDKGWIPKNAMNAPKEAVNGVDSGKYAAAIRGTEDAYRALNGPGEKKGNMMYPDSKSSLSGAMGNIMGINKNAANPERAMMFLEWMNASQENYNSVMYGIKDKTYVIKQIDGVDTVAYPEGMDANNGYLEWNGRWALWRSQWRLPSTFDTNQALTEGTKADVEYPNNVMPPVAGFNFNTEPVKMELAARQAVYDEYGRKLLFGITRDVEKDVNAYIAKMNEAGTDKIVAELQKQINDFLAAKGK, from the coding sequence TTGAAGAAGAAGTTTAGGGGGTTATCGCTATGGCTGCTGTCCGTCTTCGTGCTTGCAACCGTAATCTCGGGTTGCATGGGCTCCAGTAAAGAAGAGCCTTCCCCAACGGCATCGTCTTCCGCCCCGTCGAAAGAAAACGAATCGGCGAGCGGCGATGCCAAAGCGCCGCTTGAAGAAGTGACGCTCAAAATTCATTTCGTCGGAACCGAGCCGCCGCAAGCCAAAGAGGTGTGGGCGAACGTGGAGCAATTAAGCAAAAGTGTCCTGAACGCGAAGTTCAACGTCAGCTTCATTCCGTGGACGGACTATCAGGATAAGCTGAAGCTTCTGGCGGCCTCGGGCGACGACTTCGATCTGTATTTCGACGCCAACTGGTTCATTTTCCCGACGATGCTGAAGAACAATTCGCTGCTGCCGCTGGATGACCTCATGGATCAATACGCGCCGAATCTCAAGAAATATTTGACGGACACCCGCAACCTGGAATGGGCCAAGGTGAACGGAAAAATAATGGCGATTCCGACCGACAACCCGTCCACGCAGCGGGCTTACCTGACAATCCGGGAGGACCTGCGCAAGAAATACAACATTCCGGAAAAGATGACAACGATGGAAGATCTGGAAAACTACCTCGACATCGTGATGAAGAACGAGACCGGTATTCTTGCGCTGAACAATGTTACGCAAGGGATCAACAACTGGGATAACGCCATGAATGCGCTGGCGACAAAGTACAGCTTTGACAGGGAGTTCGGCCAGGGCAACTTCGACTTGACCTACGATCTGAACGACCCCAAGGTGACGATCGTGCCGCTCGAAAGAACGCCGGCTTTCCTGGAAGCATCCAAGATTCGCAAGACGTGGTATGACAAGGGCTGGATTCCGAAAAATGCGATGAACGCACCGAAAGAAGCGGTTAATGGAGTCGATTCGGGCAAATACGCCGCGGCGATCAGGGGCACGGAGGACGCTTACCGCGCACTGAACGGGCCGGGCGAAAAGAAAGGCAATATGATGTATCCCGACAGCAAGTCCTCGTTGTCAGGGGCGATGGGCAACATCATGGGCATCAACAAAAACGCGGCCAATCCCGAGAGAGCGATGATGTTCCTCGAATGGATGAACGCAAGCCAAGAAAACTACAATTCAGTCATGTACGGAATCAAAGACAAAACCTACGTCATCAAGCAGATTGACGGCGTCGATACGGTGGCCTATCCGGAAGGAATGGATGCCAATAACGGGTATTTGGAATGGAACGGCCGCTGGGCGCTCTGGAGATCGCAATGGAGACTGCCGTCCACGTTCGACACGAACCAAGCGTTAACCGAAGGAACGAAGGCGGACGTCGAATATCCGAATAACGTCATGCCGCCTGTCGCCGGCTTCAATTTCAACACGGAGCCCGTCAAGATGGAGCTGGCCGCCAGACAGGCCGTGTACGACGAATACGGCAGGAAGCTTCTGTTCGGCATTACCCGGGATGTCGAGAAGGATGTGAACGCCTACATCGCCAAGATGAACGAGGCCGGCACCGACAAGATCGTCGCGGAGCTGCAGAAGCAAATCAACGATTTTTTGGCGGCTAAAGGCAAGTAA
- a CDS encoding ArsR/SmtB family transcription factor, whose translation MKNEDMLAVLKALSNETRLNILCWLREPEKMNENLPNVIKEEFPGGVCVGSIQEKSGLTQSVISSYLSSMQKTGLLESRRYGQWTYYRRNEEAIAAFLEDFANGLQAKKK comes from the coding sequence ATGAAAAATGAAGATATGCTTGCGGTGCTGAAGGCTCTGTCAAATGAGACCCGTCTTAACATCCTTTGCTGGCTGCGGGAGCCGGAAAAGATGAATGAGAATTTGCCGAACGTCATTAAAGAAGAGTTCCCGGGCGGTGTCTGCGTGGGAAGCATTCAGGAAAAATCCGGTCTGACGCAGTCGGTCATCTCTTCGTACCTATCCTCTATGCAGAAGACCGGATTGCTGGAGTCCCGCCGGTATGGCCAATGGACCTATTACAGGCGCAATGAAGAGGCGATCGCCGCTTTTTTGGAGGACTTTGCGAACGGGCTGCAGGCGAAGAAGAAGTAG